From the Burkholderia ubonensis subsp. mesacidophila genome, the window GCAACGCCTGCTGCGCGAGGACAAAGCGATGGGCATGTTCCGCATGGGAATTTCCGAGGAGCTGGCCGATGTCCTCGGGAACCTCACGCTCGCCCAGACCGTGAAGCTCGCGGCGTCGAACCAGATGCTGTGCCGCTTTCGTTTCGACGATCACGCACTGCTGTCGTCGCTAGCCGACAAGGGGCGCAGCACCGTGGTCTCGCACGCCCATTCGGCGATCCTGATGGCCGGCCAGCCGGTCGAAAGCGTCCGCTGACGCTCCCTGCCTTGCGTTTGTCCCGGTGCGCCGCGCCGGCGGCCGGCGCATGGGCATTTGATCCGAAGCAACGAAAAGCAGGCAGCTAACACTTATGGCAAGCAAAAGCGTCGTGGTCGAGGTGAAGGAAATCACCCTCGCCATCGAACTGATCGAACTGGGTGCCCGGCTGCAGTTGCTGGAGGCGGAGACGAGCCTGTCGCGGGACCGTCTGATCAAGCTGTACAAGGAGTTGAAGGGCGTATCGCCGCCGAAGGGGATGCTGCCGTTCTCGACCGACTGGTTCATGACGTGGCAGCCGAACATCCACTCGTCGCTGTTCTACAACATCTACCGGTTCATGCAGGACCACGGCCGCTGCGAGCCGATCCAGGCGATCGTGAAGGCGTACCGGCTGTATCTGGAGCACGTGAACCTGTCCGGCGACGAGGCGGCGCTGAGCCTGACCCGCGCGTGGACGCTCGTGCGCTTCTTCGATTCGGGGATGCTGCAGATGACGCCGTGCACGCGCTGCGGCGGCCATTTCGTCGCGCATGCGCATGATCCGCATCAAGGATTCGTGTGCGGGCTCTGCCAGCCGCCGTCGCGCGCCGGCAAGACCCGCAAGGCGGCGGCCGCGCAGGCGGGGCAGGCGGCGCTCGCGGTCTGAGCCCCTCGGGGCGGAGGCGGCGGGCCGCAGCCGCGTGCCGCGGGCAGGCGCGAGCCGCCGCGGAATGCTGGTAAACACGGCCCGGAGGCCGCCGCGGGGCGCCCAAAGTTTTCCTGCCGACTGCCGTAAACCACTTAACGGCGGTCTCCCCGCCGGCCATTCGTGAGGGACAGGCAGTGCTGATTATCGTAGGAACACTCGTGACGATTTTGTCCGTCTTCGGCGGTTACGCGCTGGCAGGCGGGCATCTGGGCGCATTGATCCAGCCGATCGAAATTCTGATGATCGTCGGCGCGGGCGTGGGCGCGTTCATCCTCGGCAACGGCATGAAGACCATCAAGGCGACCTTGCAAGTGCTGCCGACGCTCTTCAAGGGCTCGAAGTACAACAAGGACGTCTACATGGAGCTAATGGGGCTCCTGTACGTGCTGCTCGCGAAAGCGCGCAAGGAAGGCACGCTGACGCTCGAGGCCGACATCGACGATCCGGACAAGAGCCCGATCTTCACCCAGTACCCGAAGATCCTGGCCGACCGCCACATCGTCGAATTCCTGACCGACTACCTGCGGCTGATGGTCGGCGGCAACATGAACGCGTTCGAGATCGAGAGCCTGATGGACGAGGAGATCGAGACGCATCACGCGGAAGGCGAAGGCCCGGCGCACGCGCTGATGCGCGTCGGCGACGCGATGCCGGCGTTCGGTATCGTCGCGGCCGTGATGGGCGTGGTGCACACGATGGCGTCCGCCGACAAGCCGCCCGCGGTGCTCGGCGCGATGATCGCGCAGGCGCTGGTCGGCACGTTCCTCGGCATCCTGCTGTCGTACGGGCTGATCGGGCCGCTCGCGAGCCTCGCGGAGCAGCGCGTCGCCGAGTCGACGAAGATGTTCCAGTGCATCAAGGTGACGATCCTCGCGAGCCTGAACGGCTACGCGCCGGCGATCGCGGTCGAGTTCGGCCGCAAGGTGCTGTTCTCGACCGAGCGGCCGTCGTTCGCCGAGCTCGAAGAGCACGTGCGCCGCGTGAAGGCGAAGTGACGCGGAGCGCCCGATGAGCAAGAGCAAGGATCGCGCAATCGTCGTCAAGCGGGTGGCCCCGGCGAAGAAGGGCCACCACGGCGGCGCCTGGAAGCTCGCGTATGCGGACTTCATGACCGCGATGATGGCGTTCTTCCTGTTGATGTGGCTGCTGAGCTCGGTGACGCCGGTGCAGCTGAAGGGGATCGCCGAATACTTCAACACGCCGCTGCAGGCCGCGCTGTTCGGCAGCGGCGACCGCAGCTCGCAGGATTCGAGCATCATCAACGGCGGCGGGCGCGACATCTCGAGCATCGACGCGGGCTCGACGCGCCGCACCGACGGCTCGACCAGCCTGGCGGACCGCGTCGCGAAGAAGAACGACGACGAAGCGCAGGCCCAGGCGCAGGGCGCGCTCGAGCGCCGCGAGCAGGCGCGCCTGCACGACCTGCAGATCAAGCTGATGGCCGCGATCGAGGCGAACCCGACGCTGCGCCAGTTCAAGCAGCAGATCCGCATCGACTCGACGCTGATGGGGCTGCGCATCGAGATCGTCGACACGCAGAAGCGGCCGATGTTCGCGATGTCGAGCGATCACGTCGAGCCGTACATGCGCGACATCCTGCGCGAGATCGGCAAGACGCTGAACGACGTGCCGAACCGCATCATCGTCCAGGGCCACACCGACGCGGTGGCGTACGCCGGCGGCGAAGGCGGCTACAGCAACTGGGAGCTGTCGGCCGACCGCGCGAACGCATCGCGCCGCGAGCTGATCGCGGGCGGCATGGACGAATCGAAGGTGCTGCGCGTGCTCGGCCTTGCGTCGACGCAGAACCTGAACAAGGCCGATCCGCTCGATCCGGAGAACCGCCGGATCAGCGTGATCGTGCTGAATCGCAAATCCGAAGAGGCGCTGATGCGCGACGACGCGACGACCACGACGCTGTCGGCAGACGCCGCGGGCTCGAAGCAGCTCGCGCAGCAGATCGCCCCCCCGGCGACGGTGGGCGTGCGTCCGGCTCTGGCCGGCGCCGCCGCATCCGCGCCGCGACACTGAGGCTTCCGAGACTGACATGATCCGAACCATTCTTGCCATCGACGACTCCGCGACCATGCGTGCGCTCCTGCAGGGGACGCTTGCCCAGGCCGGCTATGACGTGACGGTTGCGCCGGACGGCGAAGCCGGCTTCGACATGGCGGCCACCGTCGCGTACGACCTCGTGCTGACCGATCAGAACATGCCGCGCAAGAGCGGCCTCGAAGTGATCGCGGCGCTGCGCAAGCTGACCGCCTACGCGGACACCCCGATCCTCGTGCTGACGACCGAGGGCAGCGATGCGTTCAAGGCCGCGGCGCGCGATGCGGGCGCAACCGGCTGGATCGAGAAGCCTATCGATCCGGCCGTGCTGATCGACCTGGTCGCGACGCTGTCCGCGCCGGCCGATTCCTGATTTGACCGCGACGACCTTATCCGGTGACCCGGCATGACTCTCGACATCACTCAGTTCTACCAGACATTCTTCGATGAGGCGGACGAGCTGCTCGCGCAGATGGAGCAGCTGCTGCTGAATCTGGACGTCGACGCGCTCGATCCCGAGGATGGGGCGGCGATCTTCCGCGCCGCACATTCGATCAAGGGCGGCGCGGCGACCTTCGGCTTCACGGCGCTCACCGAAACGACGCACATCCTCGAATCGCTGCTTGACCGCGTGCGCAACCACGAGCTGAAGCTGACGAAGGAGATGGTCGACGTCTTCCTCGAGGCGAAGGACGTGCTGTCCGACCAGCTCGCCGACTACCGCGCGAGCGCGGAGCCCGATGCGGCAGCCGCCGCGGCGATCTGCGCGAAGCTCGAACGGCTGAAGACCGGCGGCGGCGCGGGCGAGCCGGCGGCAGCCGCTGCGCCTGCCGCACCGGAAGCGCCGGCCGCATCGGCGGGCGCCGGTGCGCCCGACCACGTCGTCGAACAGGCGTTCGAGGCCGCACACCCGGCCGCCGGCGCGGCGGCCGAACCCGCCGCGGCCGCGGACGCCGGCGGCCCGCACCTGAAGATCACGCTGTCCGGCGTCGATGCGAAGGACCGGGAGCTGCTCGCCGAGGAACTCGGCAATCTCGGCCACATCGTCGGCCGCGAGGAGGCCGGCGCCGACCTGACGCTGTGGCTGCAGTCGGACGTGTCGTCCGACGACATCGTCGCGGTGTGCTGCTTCGTGATCGACGACAGCCAGATCAAGATCGGCCGCGGCACCGCGCCGGCCGCACCCGCGTCCGCTGACGCGCCGGCCGCCGCCGCGCAGCCCGCCGCAGCCCCGGCTGCGCCGGCCGCAGTAGCAGCAGCCGCGCCCGCGCCGGCCGCGCCCGCGCCGCAGGCTGCCGCACCGCAGGCAGCCCCGCAGGCCGCCGCCGAGCCGGCGCACGCGCCGCAGGCGCAGCCGCACCACGACGACAAGCGCGCGCGTCCGGCCGCCGCGGCCGCATCGGGCGGCGAGGGCAGCTCGATCCGCGTCGGCGTCGAGAAGGTCGACCAGCTGATCAACCTGGTCGGCGAGCTCGTGATCACGCAGGCGATGCTCGCGGAAACGGCGAGCGCGTTCGACCCCGCGCTGCACGACCGTCTCTTCAACGGGATGGCGCAGCTCGAGCGCAACGCGCGCGACCTGCAGGAAGCGGTGATGTCGATCCGGATGATGCCGATGGACTACGTGTTCAGCCGCTTCCCGCGGCTCGTGCGCGATCTCGCCGGCAAGCTCGGCAAGCAGGTCGAGCTCGTCACGTTCGGCCAGGCGACCGAACTCGACAAGAGCCTGATCGAGCGGATCATCGATCCGCTCACCCACCTCGTGCGCAACAGCCTCGATCACGGGATCGAGACCGTCGACAAGCGGCGCGCGGCCGGCAAGGACGCGGTCGGCCAGCTCGTGCTGTCGGCCGCGCATCACGGCGGCAACATCGTGATCGAGGTCAGCGACGACGGCGGCGGCCTGAACCGCGAGCGGATCCTCGCGAAGGCCGCGAAGCAGGGGATGCAGATTCCCGACAACATCAGCGACGACGAAGTGTGGCAGCTGATCTTCGCGCCGGGCTTCTCGACCGCCGAGACGGTGACCGACGTGTCGGGCCGCGGCGTCGGCATGGACGTCGTGAAGCGCAACATCCAGTCGATGGGCGGCCACGTCGAGATCTCGTCGCACGCCGGCAAGGGCACGACGACGCGCATCGTGCTGCCGCTCACGCTCGCGATCCTCGACGGGATGTCGGTGAAGGTCGGCGGCGAGATCTTCATCCTGCCGCTCAATTTCGTGATGGAGTCGCTGCAGCCGTCCGCGGAAGACATCTACACGGTCGGCAACGGCGAGCGCGTGGTGCGCGTGCGCGGCGAATACCTGCCGCTCGTCGCGCTGCACGAGGTGTTCTCGGTGGACGACGCGCGCACCGACCCGACCCAGGGGATCGTCACGATCATGGAAACCGAGGGCCGCCGCTTCGCGATGCTGATCGACGAGCTGGTCGGCCAGCAGCAGGTGGTCGTGAAGAACCTCGAAACCAACTACCGCAAGGTGCACGGCATCTCGGCAGCAACGATCCTCGGCGACGGCAGCGTCGCGCTGATCGTCGACGTCGCGGCGCTGAACCGCGAAACCCGTGCGACGCATGGCGCCAATGCGGCAGCCGCGCTCGCGAATTTCTGACTCTCGCCATTCAACTGATTGGGGGCAAACGTGTCTGCTGAAGTCCAAATGATCAATCCGGCCGCGGCGAATGCGGCCACGAGCCGCCGCGACGCGGAGCATGGCGACGCGACGGGTCAGGAGTTCCTCGTCTTCACGCTCGGCGACGAGGAGTACGGGATCGACAT encodes:
- the flhC gene encoding flagellar transcriptional regulator FlhC, producing MASKSVVVEVKEITLAIELIELGARLQLLEAETSLSRDRLIKLYKELKGVSPPKGMLPFSTDWFMTWQPNIHSSLFYNIYRFMQDHGRCEPIQAIVKAYRLYLEHVNLSGDEAALSLTRAWTLVRFFDSGMLQMTPCTRCGGHFVAHAHDPHQGFVCGLCQPPSRAGKTRKAAAAQAGQAALAV
- the flhD gene encoding flagellar transcriptional regulator FlhD — protein: MSATSEMLSEIKEVNLSYLLLAQRLLREDKAMGMFRMGISEELADVLGNLTLAQTVKLAASNQMLCRFRFDDHALLSSLADKGRSTVVSHAHSAILMAGQPVESVR
- a CDS encoding response regulator, which codes for MIRTILAIDDSATMRALLQGTLAQAGYDVTVAPDGEAGFDMAATVAYDLVLTDQNMPRKSGLEVIAALRKLTAYADTPILVLTTEGSDAFKAAARDAGATGWIEKPIDPAVLIDLVATLSAPADS
- the motB gene encoding flagellar motor protein MotB, which produces MSKSKDRAIVVKRVAPAKKGHHGGAWKLAYADFMTAMMAFFLLMWLLSSVTPVQLKGIAEYFNTPLQAALFGSGDRSSQDSSIINGGGRDISSIDAGSTRRTDGSTSLADRVAKKNDDEAQAQAQGALERREQARLHDLQIKLMAAIEANPTLRQFKQQIRIDSTLMGLRIEIVDTQKRPMFAMSSDHVEPYMRDILREIGKTLNDVPNRIIVQGHTDAVAYAGGEGGYSNWELSADRANASRRELIAGGMDESKVLRVLGLASTQNLNKADPLDPENRRISVIVLNRKSEEALMRDDATTTTLSADAAGSKQLAQQIAPPATVGVRPALAGAAASAPRH
- the cheA gene encoding chemotaxis protein CheA produces the protein MTLDITQFYQTFFDEADELLAQMEQLLLNLDVDALDPEDGAAIFRAAHSIKGGAATFGFTALTETTHILESLLDRVRNHELKLTKEMVDVFLEAKDVLSDQLADYRASAEPDAAAAAAICAKLERLKTGGGAGEPAAAAAPAAPEAPAASAGAGAPDHVVEQAFEAAHPAAGAAAEPAAAADAGGPHLKITLSGVDAKDRELLAEELGNLGHIVGREEAGADLTLWLQSDVSSDDIVAVCCFVIDDSQIKIGRGTAPAAPASADAPAAAAQPAAAPAAPAAVAAAAPAPAAPAPQAAAPQAAPQAAAEPAHAPQAQPHHDDKRARPAAAAASGGEGSSIRVGVEKVDQLINLVGELVITQAMLAETASAFDPALHDRLFNGMAQLERNARDLQEAVMSIRMMPMDYVFSRFPRLVRDLAGKLGKQVELVTFGQATELDKSLIERIIDPLTHLVRNSLDHGIETVDKRRAAGKDAVGQLVLSAAHHGGNIVIEVSDDGGGLNRERILAKAAKQGMQIPDNISDDEVWQLIFAPGFSTAETVTDVSGRGVGMDVVKRNIQSMGGHVEISSHAGKGTTTRIVLPLTLAILDGMSVKVGGEIFILPLNFVMESLQPSAEDIYTVGNGERVVRVRGEYLPLVALHEVFSVDDARTDPTQGIVTIMETEGRRFAMLIDELVGQQQVVVKNLETNYRKVHGISAATILGDGSVALIVDVAALNRETRATHGANAAAALANF
- the motA gene encoding flagellar motor stator protein MotA, with the translated sequence MLIIVGTLVTILSVFGGYALAGGHLGALIQPIEILMIVGAGVGAFILGNGMKTIKATLQVLPTLFKGSKYNKDVYMELMGLLYVLLAKARKEGTLTLEADIDDPDKSPIFTQYPKILADRHIVEFLTDYLRLMVGGNMNAFEIESLMDEEIETHHAEGEGPAHALMRVGDAMPAFGIVAAVMGVVHTMASADKPPAVLGAMIAQALVGTFLGILLSYGLIGPLASLAEQRVAESTKMFQCIKVTILASLNGYAPAIAVEFGRKVLFSTERPSFAELEEHVRRVKAK